A window of Synergistaceae bacterium genomic DNA:
GTATACCGGGACGGATGCGCCCGAGTGACCGTAGGAGGTCCAGCGGACCCCGGCGCGACGGGCCAGCGCGCGGGAGGCAACCATGGTCAGAGGCTCGTAGGGGCCATAAAGCCGATTATACTCCTTGTCGCGTGTACGGCCGCTCTTCGGCTTCATGCTCTGAGCGAAGGCGGCTTTCAGCTCCTCCGTCTCATCGCTTGACAGGTTCTCAAGTCCGAAGAAATCAGTCAGAAGGGGCAGCATGCTTTCGAAAGAGGCTCGACCGCCCTTGCGCATCTCTGCGACTTTCACGTCGAACACCTCGTTCGACCCTCTCTGCCTGGAGAGGATCGCATGGAACATCTCTCCCCCGGGCCCGCCGACCAGGCTCATACCCCCGGTCTCGTGGTCTGCAGTCACTACTATCAGAGTCTCATCGGGCCTGTCGCGGGCGAAAGCCAGGGCCTCCCTCACTGCATCGTCGAATGCCGCCACGTCGTGCACCATCGCGGCTGTGTCGCTCCTGTGGCAGGCCCAGTCGATCTTCCCGCCCTCCACCATCATGAAAAACCCCTCGGAACAGTCCAGCAGCACAATCCCGAGTCTGGTATAGTCGGCCAACGACAGAGCGCCCTTCGGACGGTCGATCTCGTAGTGCAGGGCACCCGCCGAGCCGGTGACCAGCACCTTCTCTCCCGGCCTGGCCGACGGTATCTCCTTGGCGGTCCGCAGCACTTTGTAGCCCCGTGCGGCGGCTATTTCATACAGGTCCTTCTGATCGCCCTTGCGCCCTTTTCGCCTGCTCAGCCCCCCTCCGCCGAAATAGTCAAATCCGCTTTCCGGCAGCTGTTTTCCAATATCGTACAGGTCCGTGCGCGAGGGGGACCAGGCGTAGAAAGCCGCAGGGGTCGAGTCATTCATGAAGGAGCTGGTCACTATCCCCACCCTCATCCCCCGGTCGCGGGCGACCATCGCGACTGTGACGAAGCGTTTGGTCCTGGTCGGGTCCATGTTCAGTATTCCGTTCTCCGTCTTGTACCCCGAGGCCAGCGCCGTACCCGCGGCGGCCGAATCGGTTACGGCCCCCTTCGCCGTCCCCGTCGTAATACTGCCTCTGACAGGCATCGAGGGGAAGGCGAGCTCTCCCCTGCCTGAGGCGCGGCAGTACAGATCGGATGCGATAACCTGGGGCTCTCCCATACCGTCGCCTATGAAGAGAAAGATGTATCTCGGACCCCCGGAAGCACCGGCTATCGGCGGCACAACCGACAGAAGCAGCAGTGCGACCAGGGTCGTAACCCTCAGCAAACGCCCGAGTCTTTTCATGGGAACGCCTCCTTTCTACTCTGATTGATTTATCCACCC
This region includes:
- a CDS encoding alkaline phosphatase, producing MKRLGRLLRVTTLVALLLLSVVPPIAGASGGPRYIFLFIGDGMGEPQVIASDLYCRASGRGELAFPSMPVRGSITTGTAKGAVTDSAAAGTALASGYKTENGILNMDPTRTKRFVTVAMVARDRGMRVGIVTSSFMNDSTPAAFYAWSPSRTDLYDIGKQLPESGFDYFGGGGLSRRKGRKGDQKDLYEIAAARGYKVLRTAKEIPSARPGEKVLVTGSAGALHYEIDRPKGALSLADYTRLGIVLLDCSEGFFMMVEGGKIDWACHRSDTAAMVHDVAAFDDAVREALAFARDRPDETLIVVTADHETGGMSLVGGPGGEMFHAILSRQRGSNEVFDVKVAEMRKGGRASFESMLPLLTDFFGLENLSSDETEELKAAFAQSMKPKSGRTRDKEYNRLYGPYEPLTMVASRALARRAGVRWTSYGHSGASVPVYSVGPGSEQFSGELDNTDIGRALIHLLP